The sequence below is a genomic window from Coffea arabica cultivar ET-39 chromosome 4c, Coffea Arabica ET-39 HiFi, whole genome shotgun sequence.
CTGTTTTTGGTTTTTGTGACAATGATAGGATGTCTACAAGTTTGTAACGTAAATAGTACTATTAGGTTACGTTGACAGAGTCCATATCAGGACTTCCTCAACTGAGTAGATAATACGCAAGAAACTGCATTACATCCGGCATAATTCTGTCACggcattttcctttttcctattATTTTTGGTACATTTCTTTAACAGAAAATTCTATATTGAATTTTAGAAACCGTCCTCAATTCCTAGTTCCGAAATATGTACCCAAAAGGGGAAGTGGAATCTTCCTTTTTTCAGAGGAGATGACGACAACTATTGTATAATCTATCTATCATAAATTATAGGGAAGGGGAGTCTAAAGAAACTGTGTTTGAAACTAGCAGATACATAAAACTTACTAGATCAAGACAGTGCTTTGGCGCAatccttaaattttttttttttagtgcagGTAAGATTTAAACTTGCTCAGTGGTTCTCCCTTCTTTGATACTATCATCGTATCATTGCAGAAGCACAATTTATCAATAATTTCTGGTCACTTTCAGAGAAACCTAGTTAATAGCTGTACCAAATGCTACTAGTCTATACTACCTTCAATTTGGAATCAAAGTTTTGACTTCATCCAGGTATTCATTTACGGTCTCTTTCTCGTAATCATAGTGCTTTCATGAGATCACAGAGGAGCGGAAAAAACATGGTACGAAATGAAAGAACACGCACACGCACACAGTCACACACACACCAGAGTGAAAGTAGTTGAAGCAAAAAGCAGAGGTGCAGTCATGCACCACCAGTAGCGTTATTAAGACCCCCACCCGAAACACAAGACAACATCAGATTTCACAGCACCAATACTAAGACCGAGAAACAACCTGAAAAGATATATGATTATCCTTGGGATTGATTACGGTCTTCTCCGGCATGTCGTCCGGATTTTCGGCTTGCAATAGATGTATTCCAATCCCATAACTAAACAACCTGCACCGTATCAAAACCCACGAgaaattagcaaaaaaaaaaaaaagaagaagttcGATCAAGAACTTTCACGGCGAAAGATGAGATAAGTTGATATACCATGCTCCATCAAAATTGAACGATCCAGGCCTCCTAACGGGGACGAACCCAAGAACGCTGGTGTAAAAATCCATTGATTTGTCCACGGATTTACAAATAAGTGAGATGTGATTCAGGGATGTCAAGTGCAATGGATTTGCCATATTTCCCttcattttctttaaaaaaaaaaaatgtaataccAGCGGCACGAATTCAAGGATCGATCGGTACAAGTGGAGCCTGCACGTTTAAGAATACTTGGAAAAAATGATTGGAACAGAAAAATGATTGGGATAGACAAACCCTGTTACATAAATCAACGAAAATTCAGCGAATGGATAAAGCTAAGGGGGAGAGCAAAATGGGAAAAAGATGAATAAAGATAATCAGAGAGAAAAGGTCGCCCGTCACGGCACTTGTGATACTAGTGAAGAAGATGAAACTAGATGGCCAGAGCTATATATAACTTTAAATAGGTGCAGCAATCCCccgggggaaaaaaaaaagagaagagtaGTCCGGCAGCTATAAATGAGCAAATACATTTCTGTCGACGTATCTACCCCAGTGGTCACCAGGTGTCCCACATGGGATTCATATGACACGTAGATCCTACGCAGCTTACCTCCGATAATCATCTGACGGGTTGAGATTTTTGCGCCTACTCACCAATGATTCATCTGGTGGGTGTCCTCGCTTGTGCACGCTGGCAATCCCTGgatttttgctaattttattttgttttgctgCAATTAGGCAGTGCcttttttgtgttatttaatGAATTCAAGGGGAAATTTCAAACCTTAAGAGAGAaggaaactaaaaaaaaagtttaaacgTTGAATTAAAGAATTTTCATGATGTCTCTCTCAAGTCTACAAATTGagctgaatttcaaaatttaaattaatgtgtatatactatcatcatatatcacatcaaagtaaaattcaaattttattctGTCATGCATCTAATCATAACAACAGTGTACGCACGTATTTAACAATGACAATGTATATATTTAACTCTTAAAACATTAGGCAATATCTTTACTACATGCTGTGAAAagttaaaaaggaaagaagaagttAATATGTAGATATGCTTCCAAGTTTTCTTTAACAGATCGGGATGAAGAGTTTAAGATTTTTCCTTCAAGGAAAAGGCGAAATATTGTAGACTTCAAAGAGTACTACTATTGCTTTGAACAACTTATTGTCTACGTATTTTCCCCTTAGTAAAAGAAATTCATTGAATGCGTTCAGCGTTTCACCAAATTAATTCGTGCACGAATGAATTACTTTTATCGGAGGTAGAAAAAGTTACTTAAATTGGTTTATCTGTCAATTAAATGATTTAATCATCGGCATTGGCTTTGCTAGCGCGTttcgagtaaaaaaaaaaaaaccaatttaACTCAAAGCATCAACATTTGATTCGAAAAATCTAGCGGCTGATTTATGCATAATTTCATTAGAGGCGTACAATCCAACTGCATGTTAAGATGGTGGAGGCAGAAAATTATTGTGAACCAATTCCATGTGATTGTAGGCATTCGCCCATTTGAGGTCTCAACTCTCAGCCACCAATTCTCGGCCATGATTGGCTTGTCATGACAGCAAGATTAGGATCCAGGGCTTCTGCAGCACCCTACCATGCAGAATTTAACACAATAACTGTATACACTAAATTACACACTAATTAATAAAAGTAAATCTGATGTATATTTACTGACGGTGTATACAATATCACGATTGAATATATGATATATAcgcaaaatttgagtttcaaatttaaattcaaattatgtGCTATGCATCCAAtgattaaagcgtatgcactgtcagtatatatatatatagaagattaatccatataataatatataaaagtACAATATCACTTTTACTGCTTGTTAAAATTCGTGTCCAAAAGCTTTAATCTCAACCATTAAATTataaatcacttcatctcaatTGTAACTGCAGAAGATCTAGATATCTTAAAATTAACACCATTGGTCCGAAttatttctctcattttttaaCCGAGGGAGTACATGTTGCACCGCGGCAATgtcaagagtttttttttttttttcctttttgtttctgtTTTGCTTTACAGCTGTTATTACAATGCTACCactataaaagaaaaagaggacaaAAGGAAGAGAACCACTTCAGAGAATTTGACATTGATGAAATTGGCCACATGATATTCTATTTGCAATTTAAAGCTAGCTCATACGCAACTTATCAAGCAAAATTCTATTTTGTAAACTTATAACagatttttttagaaaattttaaaacttttattaattttaatgTTCTTTTTCTCCATTTCCGTCCACTTTTAGACAGAAAAGATAACTAAACATTTTCCCTCCTTTTTCTTCtcaatccttttctttccttcctcaAGAACCAATCCAATCGTCAAAATCCTATTCCTCTATTTCCATTTGTTTCCTTTCCCTTCCATTTgatcaaaacaaacaaacaaacaaacactTCCTTGGTTAGAATTGGAAAAGGAGAATATTTTCAAGGAATCAATCGATATTTGATGTCATCATTTCGCCACAAGGATTTCTAGCAACTCGGCCAGAGCACTCTTCTTGCTCCAATTATTTCTCATCCATAAGCTGCATATATAGGTTAACCGTCATGttgatcttcttcttctttttcttttttaaaggtGAATAGGTAACTTTCAAGAACATTTATCTTGCGAGTTGCGACCAACATGAGCAATGAGGAGTAAGGCCCATTAATTGTCAAacgaggggaaaaaaaaaagagacagaGAAAGTACTTTGACAGATTCATCTACAAATTGCCATTGGCTTAGACAGAAACATACAAATTGTATAAACTCAGTTATGATGTTTTTtaaaataagaccaaattaaTAGATCATCCACTGATACCTTCAGGGCATCTCATGAACAACTACAAAGTGTGTAGCCATCCTTGATATATATTATCTGCAACCTGGCCGCTCCTTCCCTCTGGACATTAGGatataaaagaaagcttagaaATTCCTCCTAAGCTAATGCTATTTTTGCGATTGTGTTTTTCTATACAAACTTATTTGCATCAACACATCATACTAACTATTATACTGTTTGTCGTGATTAGTGTTTCTGTAAGAGATCAAATTAGAAAACCAGGTGATACCTGGTCAGGCAGCGACAGCAGGTTCGCCCGCCGACGCTTGACATTATAAAATaggtaaaggcatgaacaagCCAGAAACACTAGTGTCCTAAGTGTCTGGCTAGgaaattttgatgattaattACCTTATTGCTCCATTGCTATGCTGTGCCTTTTGTGTAGAGAGCTTGGTTATAtatattacatttttttctttttaacgaTGCTTGAAAATCAACCAACTTAAAGGGGGATCCACTAAACTCTACTGTCCAGACAATTGCTGATTGGAAGGGGAGACCTTAAGGGGGGGAGGATCTCTCACACTCTCAAATCGATGTGGGAAAGGGGAGAGGGAAACGCTTAGACTGACGCTAGCTATTGACCCTCTCcgtaattctttttttttttcagcaatgCTTGAAAATCAACCAACAATGCTTGGTTATATATATTACATGCATGGCCTTGATTACAACATCGATCATGAAAATAATTGCTTTTGCCACCTAGGTATGACAATGATACATTCATTCTCAATCACTCAACTCTACCGTATAAATTCATACTAATATATTAACGATTAATCTTATTTACGCTGACAGTGTTAGATAAATGAcaactatgtaaaatttaatttttacacaTATGTTATGAATtcaacgatgatagtgtatacacagtcaatcaatgtatataagatttactcatatattaattaatatattaaacacacacacacacacacatttgcAGACAGAGTGATTGACAAGGAACTCCGTTGCTTTCATGGTGAATTGAATGAGAACACGTCCGTCCATGTCAACTTGCACTGCCCATTAAACTTTAGGTTGAAAACGACGGAATCAGTTCGTCGCTTGTTTAGTGCTGAACCTTTTCACACAAGTACGAAAGGTTTCTGTTTATTAGGGCTAAGCTCAATGGAGTGATGGACAAGACATCAGTCTTAACTTTTCCGCTCCGCTAGAGGTTGCAACTTACAAGATACAATGCTGCATCTCGAAAGCACTTACCCAAGGGTTGTAAAATCGGGATCCTACGTAGGATCGATTTTAGTTTCACAGGATCGGATCGTAGAATCGTAAGATCCTACCAAAAGCTCCTAATTACAATTAAAGGTTGCAattctttgataaattacaaatatactacaaatattttcatttacttgcaaaatggagcttcgtatttcacaaatttacaaaaaaattgtaGGATCGTATGATCCTACCGATCTTACACGATCCTACCGATCCTGCTACGATTCTATGCAATCCTACAGAGATTAATATGATTTGCGACTCTGAATACTATCCGGATCGATTTTGATTatccggatcgtaggatcgtacgattcGGATCGCGATTTTGACAACTATGCACGTACCATCGTGCAGATATCTACGTTGTTTAGCATTAAGAAAGTCAGTATCACTTTTACCTTTACGAGATGAGCACTGATTTTAAGTTTATATgatactaaaaattaaaaaaaaaaaaaaagaaaaattcaaccACCTTATTATTCCACTTCAATGTATTGGGATATAGTATGTGTGTTGCCGCCACTTTCCTAGAAAATATTTCGTGATGCAATTAAATATTAATCTCTTTTTTTGTTTGGCATTAGGTACGACAGAAGAAAACGACATTCAAGGCAGAAAGCATCTGGAGGATCAACGTGGCGTGGCTTCTTTTATAAATAAGAAGCTTGATTAGATTTGTCGGATGACAGTCATTAGCACGTAATTAATGAAGCTGCCTTAATCATGGCTAGTGGCTTGCTTGGTCTCTTTGACAGCATACGGCTGATTTCCAAGAGAGAGGAACCTGCTCAAGTTTACACGTCTTTCTAGTGGCATATGAATCAAGTAACTGGCATCGACAGCTTCCTGCTCAGGTGGGTTTTATTGTTGCCTTATTTCTCAGGCTTTGCTTTCAGAAATAAAGAAAGCGGGACATAATCACATTCTTTCGGTTAACGTTTCGTTAAAAGACTTCTTACTAAAACAAAGTAATAAAAAGCTTGACAGTTGCTGATCTTGACATTAATTTGCTGATGCATGTTGATTAAGGAGTTAAGGTGGTGGTAGAGGAGAGAACAAACAAACTAAGCTTGGCAAACATTTGCAGTGATGAGCGAGAGGATTCTGTGACCTACTTGATATATCAATTTGTTAGAGTACTTGAAACTTGCAACATCTCAACCAATAAAAATGCACAATAATAgttggtgtgtgtgtgtgtgtgttcagCAGGATAACTATAATAGTTGTACGGGGAAATAGTAGAGAGTCATCATTATTTATTCTCTATATTATAAGGTATGTTTATTGTTCCATAAACTAACTTTCCTTGCACGTTTAGGCGAGTAGCAAGCAACAAAGCAAAATTGTAACCTCTGTTTTACTCTCTTGATCAAGTATGCTAGATTAATTAAGACGATTTTAATTTCGCCTTGTTAACTCAGGGAAAGTGAATCTTCGATCACATCTCAGTTTGTCCGTCTAAATTAGTCTATTCTTGGATTAACTACCCCATTAACTAATGAGTCCAATCAAAGAAGAATTAGTGATTATcgtgattttattttattttttgttggtaTTAAGAATTCATAATGGAGGTTGCTCGTGACTTGGTAGGAATAGACTGTTGTCTGGATGTTATTCTTCAAGGGTTGAGGCGAGGCATTGCTAATGTCCTCTCTATCCTGAAGGCCCAACTATACCACTGAATGGTATTGCTGTTTCAAACATCAACCAAATAATCTGTGTTCAGATATGGGCTGGTTAAAATCCATCCATCTACTTTTTTTCTTAATGGGCTAAACTTAAAATTACTAGTACTAATTGTTAGCAGGTTCgcttgctctctttttttttttttttggggattaACATGTCCTATCTAATTTTAACCAcaccctattttttcttttgttttgaaaGGTTTTAAACACACCCTTTAAATGCTTTTTAAATTGATGATAAACATCCAACGGTGATAGTGGTATATACACTGAATTGataatgtatataaaattaattcttATAATAAACAAGATGTATTACTATGTGTTGTGCATGTGATTGTCACAAAAATGACAATCTCGCTTCCTAAATTTAGCTATtcccacatatatatatatatatatatatatatatatatatatatatgtctattCCATGGGTATATTGTGACTTTTTGTAATTACAGTCATGATTGgcctttctcttttcttgtaAAGTTCAACTCTAATTTTACTTGCTATTCTGATAACAATGAAGTAACGCCCTAGAGCACAATCCTTATTCTAATTCGTTCCGGTTTGAATTTGTAACAAGGTtatcaatttggatttttcttaaTCATTTTGCACATACaacatttatcaaaaaaaagtTTTATAAAAAGATTTTGTTGAAAATTGTGACCTAGAGAAAAATACTAGTATTTTTCTTCTCTCTGGTCTCTACATTGAGGTTCAATTCCatgcaaaattttctaaaatcttaaaaaggaaggaaataGCTTCTACTAAACAAGTaatcccaaaacaaaagaaaacaaaacaaaacaaaaaggaatttCGCTGGAAAACGTTGTCCAGGTCCAAGCAATGACCTACGTGGAACAATTGTTAATCCCTCTTCCCAAACGTGGCACAGCGTGACGTCCGTGGCTCAGTCTTCAAATTTCCCAAAtcgaacccaaaccctaatcccgaATAGGGAATAACGTCATCAACACTTCTTCTGTCTGACAAAAGACTCATCTCCATCGTAAATcgaagattttgaaaaaaccaaaagaaaaaaaaaatggaagagatAACAGATGGAGTAAACAACATTAACATCAATAATAGTAATAATGATCTTCAAAAGAAGAATCGCATTCAAGTTTCCAATACTAAAAAGCCTCTCTTCTTCTACGTCAACCTCGCCAAGGTatattagtttttgttttcctttcattttctttttttctttttttttttcaaattcacaagcttctgaattttttcttttgtgtctAAATCAATTATTTGTAATGTAAAGTTGGTGGTTGGTTTACGATGTATGGTTGCAGAGGTACATGCAGCAGCACAATGAGGTGGAGCTTTCGGCCCTTGGGATGGGTACTTTCTTAATCTAGGCTTGTTTTGCCAATTCGTTCCGTAATTAATATacgtatcctttttttttttttttttttggatttactGATTTGAATATTGTTCATGGATTTTGAATGCTTATCTGAAATAAAGAACATCTTGCCTGGCGCTCATGAATAAGGTTAACATTTAATGTTCCTTTTCTTAGGAAAACTGCTGAGCCTGTGTCTTGTGTAAATAGTCCATCAAATTACTAGGGCGTCTATTGGATTGGATTCCGTTGGTATGTCTATAATGACCGTATATAAAGTTACTTGGTGATTTCACAGGTAGATACCTAGGGGCGCGTGACAACTATGTCTATTGCCTACTGAAAACTAACTTGACTGTATACTATACCTTTTCTGAATTTTTGCTTGGTATGGTTTTCTTCTTCAAACCATTAAAATCTGTTGTTAGTTTTAATTGTTCATATTTATTTGTCCTGTCTTGCTGTATTGTGAAGTCTATTTACAAACTGAAAGTTGGCGCATAGAAGAAAGTGCGGAATTGCACAGTTTCGAGTCGCTATAATTTGCCTGCAACAAACATAGTAAATCTAATGCAAAAAATTACACTGTTTGAGGTGTTAAAAAAATGGCGATTCTCTGCTAACAGAGGAGTACTAATTTTCCCATTATAGCTGATGCTGTTTGGATGGACAAACTCTGGCATTCCGCTCCTGATATTGAAAAGGAATCATATTCTGTTTCACATCCTGTTCAATCAGCTCTTGTTGATTTGGACATGGGTTAAACGAGCTAAGCATGATCTTTAACTTGATAGCTTGTGAAGTATATGTACGGCTGCAACTGTTTAGCTTTATGTTCTTGAAGCGTATCATGATTTGGTGTAAGCTAGAACTTCACAAAGAACCAGTGCCTGATTGTGCATTACATGACCAACATGAGATTGCTTCTTTAGAAGTCTTCGCGCTGCTTACTTTGccactattattatttttttttctggtaatAAGCACTGATGTCAATTTCTAATGTAATATTGCAGCAATTGCTACAGTTGTTTCGGTTGCAGAAATTCTGAAGAACAATGGCCTGGCTGTTGAAAAGAGTGAGTTATTTCCTCCCAGTTATATCTTTCAAAACTTAAATTTATGTAGTGGATATGGCTGTTATGATCCAGGTAGGATGAAGTTTATTTCTTTCTGAATTAAAACTATTGCAGGAATAGTGACATCAACTGTGGAGATAAAGGATGATTCCAGGGGGCGACCTGTTCAAAAGGCTAAGGTAATGATAGTAAATGTGTGAGTTTTGGGAAGTTTTCTTCTGCGTTCCTGATGACAAACTACAATATCTTGGCCCCCTTTTGTCTTCCCTCGTATTGAATTACAAACTTGGCAGAAGTAAATAGTTATAATGGGAAAATTAGTACTCCTCTGTTAGCTCTCTAACCTTTATTGGTTTAGTGAATGGGCCGCAGTACTCAAGTTTTAATTCTAAGTGATAAAGACTGAATTGCCGGTTTTCTGAGATAGCTTTTCATTTGGCATTGTTCTCTTTTGATCTTCAGACACCCATTGCGTTGTACCAGTAGAAATCTCATTTAATTCAAAACAGACCTGACATGCATATTCAGTTTCTTGtcatatttcttttattttgttgaacatTAGCTGAAATTTCTGTTGCAGATTGAGATAGTGCtggggaagtcggcaaaatttGATGAGTTGATGGCTGCTTCGCAAGAGGAGAGGGAGAACGAAGGGAAAGTGGGGCAGTCTGGAAATGTAGAGGAACAGAGCTGATAAGATAATGGCtgtgtctcttttttttttgggttcattaAAGCTGCAGGAATCAATCAATTTTTGGTAGAACTGTAAGACATTTTTCAATAGCTAACAAGGctgtcttcttttgttttttcgtTACATTTTCAAGCTTTTATTTCCATTGAGATGTCAATTAGTTGAACGCATCTTTTTCTTAAGTTTCTGGTGCTCAatgtttcatttcaattttGGGATGTACCTTTCCAGAATTGATGAGACGTTAACCACTTTGTTTGACATAGAGAGTTTGTTCATTCTCGATTATCAACTCGGAAAAGTTTTGACAAGGAAAAACTGAATTTCAGCCTCTTTTAAATTTGCTGCCTTGCAGCCTGTTACGTATATTTTCATGCCACCATGCATCCCTAGAAATCGAATATGTCGCTTTCCACCCCCCTCTGCTCATCTGGCGACTTAACCAGAAGCACTGCTGCTTTTGGGGAGTTTAAGATATTGTTagcaataaaattaaaaaaaaaaaaaaaaagaaaacttcgCGGTTGTCCTTGTTTTGGGCACACCCCGAATCGTTTAAATAGAGCAATTTTTTAGGAaacaatttttaaaacttctcTAAACTTGTTTGCTATCATTTTTTAACACATGAATAAAAGCTTTCGATTATCATTTGGAAAGCttaaagaaaaatcaaatatttTTACCATGGTATTTTGAATTATTTCCTCAGCAGTTCTTTTTGTTGTCCTAATATTGCAAATGCAACATTATGATTTCGCTAATAAAACGCCTTCTTTCTACTAAGCCGAAGGATAGTTGCACATTTCCGTTGAAAATTTTGGTAAGGGTTATGATTCCACCGACAAAACGCCTTCTTTCTACTTAACCAAAGGATTTTTACACATTTCTGTCGAAAATTTTGCTGAGGGTCATGGCCTTCGAGAAGTGAATGGAATATAGTTTAGGCTAGTTTATTTATCAACTTCAAAAACAACTTCGAGAAGTGAACTCTTATTAGTATTCTATATGGCTCAATTATAAATTGCTCCCATGTAATCACGGCTCGACGGCAAACTATTtcttgtaattttgaaacctaTAAAATGCCCTCGATAACTCAAGCCAAATGTATGTCCATAGTAAAAAGACGGTAATGTCCTCATTATAAGGATATTGTCTGatgacttttattttattttattttaatttcctctcttttcttctttgcgTGTTTAGgtctttttctttatctttcatTCCTAATTCTGTATACAAACTTCAACAATAATATATTAGAGAATTTCTTTTCATGGTTAAATATATAATGTAACTTTCATGCTAGAAACATTTGGTCATCACAAATTTTCATAAGAAAGTAAATATcatatattaataaatttaggtATTTTCTATTGATATAATTAATGGGCTTGTCTATCAACCGCCTACTAAGTATTAGTTAAGATGTAATTTAGGTTTTAATATTTAGAAAATGTAATATTTAAATAAGGAATGCTTTTAGATGCAAAATAGgggtaataattgttagtgttgGCATATAGGTTAGGGGTAATTTAGGTGTCCCtttttggattgctatttttagaattttttttatagaaaaatatactgtaacaattcgatatatgtgaggtaaaaaggtaattgaaaaatgtgttatggaaaacgtaaaaatttttctgtgAAAATTTACAATACAAACAACAAGTGTCTATTAAGCACCTATTAAAAAACTTATAAATATTATGCATCAATTGTTATGATGCATCAACTcctaataaaaatagaaattatgtaaaatatttttactAAATCTAGAGTTATTAATTTCATAATATTTCGTGATAATTAAGTATGTTATATAACGAAATAATAGTAGTATTTTtttaaacatcaaaagaaaatattaataagaaataaaaagtaaaaataaaataaaagtgaaatatttaTACTTAATGTGCAATAtctattttttatgtttaatgACAAATCCTTAACAAAATTAAAAAgcatttaaattatttttaataattttacaCCACTTTTTTTATGATGATTTAGGGTAACTATTTTTTTGTAAGAAAATAACAACAACTATTTAATCATAAAATGAAGTTAACTAGTACATTATCAATGAGATTTATATACCGTAATGCAAATGGAGAcagaaaaaaatccaaatatagtaaagaaaaaaagaagaagaaaaagaaaataaaagtggATTATTAGACAAATTTCCTATAATAACGGGCATaactatcttttctttttttacccATATACTGTTGACTTTTAGTCACTAGGGGGGTAATTTATAGATTCGTAAATACTGATCCCTAATTATCAGCAGGCACCATGTAATTAAGACC
It includes:
- the LOC113738672 gene encoding glyoxylase I 4-like, giving the protein MKGNMANPLHLTSLNHISLICKSVDKSMDFYTSVLGFVPVRRPGSFNFDGAWLFSYGIGIHLLQAENPDDMPEKTVINPKDNHISFQCDSMAAVEKMLAEMEIKYVRQRVEEGGIYVDQLFFHDPDGFMIEICNCDNLPVIPLAGEMIRSCSRVNLQMMQAQQHLPVVRP
- the LOC113740249 gene encoding uncharacterized protein At2g34160-like isoform X1 gives rise to the protein MEEITDGVNNININNSNNDLQKKNRIQVSNTKKPLFFYVNLAKRYMQQHNEVELSALGMAIATVVSVAEILKNNGLAVEKRIVTSTVEIKDDSRGRPVQKAKIEIVLGKSAKFDELMAASQEERENEGKVGQSGNVEEQS
- the LOC113740249 gene encoding uncharacterized protein At2g34160-like isoform X2 — encoded protein: MIFKRRIAFKFPILKSLSSSTSTSPSWWLVYDVWLQRYMQQHNEVELSALGMAIATVVSVAEILKNNGLAVEKRIVTSTVEIKDDSRGRPVQKAKIEIVLGKSAKFDELMAASQEERENEGKVGQSGNVEEQS